ATCTCCAAATACTGACCCAAATCCCAATCTAACATCTGCTCTGTCTGGCCCTGGAGAACTGATGGTCTCTGATTGGCGGGCTAAATGGCTGCCTGGTAGCCAGTGTTACCCCAGCAGGCGTCTCCCCTCCCCCaatcttttgtgtgtgtgtgtgtggggtggtgggggggggggggaagacgggaAATCATACATCTAATTCAGCCCCTTGattcctgtagcgcacaatgacttatgcgagattggaagcgatgaagtctatctaggctttattaagcgaaacttgtccccagcagctcagcaacagaatgaggctgcggggagaagctcgagctcttatactccgccttcagggcggagccagaagtcggcagatccaaccaggacccgggacctgtcagccaatagcctctcggcttcacaggtaccacattacccctaatacataccaccacaattcccttttttaaaaataaattaagagtacccacacggtggcgcagtggttagcattgcttcctcacagcgccgaggtcctaggttcgatcccggctctgggttactgtccgggtggagtttgcacattctccccgtgtttgtgtgggtttcgcccccacaacgcaaagatgtgcacggtaggtggattggccgcgctaaattgccccttaattggaaaaaatgaattgggtactctaatttttgttTTTAAAGAACCAAAGAACCTGATGAGAAGCGGATTGGTGAACCAGAGCCATCTACGGATTTCCCTTCTGCCCAGCAGAGTATGGGAGATCATCCAAAGGTCTCAAATCCCCAAAAGCCTCCCAAAGAGCTGGGAACGCATTCAAGTCGGCTTGTGAAACCACCACATCGGGTATCTGTGTCAAAATAAAATGGAAGTCCGAGACTTGGGAGATGTAGTATAATGGAGAGAAGCAGAGAATTGAGAGGAGATGTAATATAAGGGGTTAATTCTCAGTGTTATATGCCAGACACCTACACGTCATCAGAGTGAATGATGATTGTCCCATGATCCTATCTCTATCTTGTCGACCTCATGGCAAAAAAGCCGTAGTAACAGATGTTCCAATAACATTTGGTGTTTTCTTCACATGAGCAGACTGTAAGTATTATGTCAGCACAAGAAGAGGaagaatattaataataatctttattagtgtcacaagtaggcttacattaacactgcaatgaagttactgtgaaaagcccctagtcgccacattccggtgcctgttcaggtacactgagggagaattcagagtgtccaaatgacctaagaagcacgtctttcgagacttgtgggaggaaaccggagcacccggaggaaacccacgcagacacggggagaacgtgcagactccgcacagacagtgacccaagccgggaatcgaacatgggaccctggagcagtgaagcaacagtgctactcactgtgctaccgtagagCCTTCAACCATGTTCTGTGAGGCAACTGACCCATTTCATCCAAGAAGCTGCATGCCATTGCTGTGAATGGGCAATGTTGATGGCCACCAATGACTATGTTCACATCTGCATTGTTGTTGGCAGTGGTTCAGTTGGTAGAACTGCTGTTTTTGAGTCAGAGGCGGATCCAATCCCACTCCAGAGATTCGAGCACAAAATTCAAGCTAACACTCCACTGCAGTgcctagggagtgctgcactgttggaaggtgcCTTTTTTTGCAGATTTTTCTATTTGTATGGCTGGGAAAGCGGTTGTGGTTCAATGCCAGGGTTAACAATCCATTCAATGGCTTTAGCTGACTCGGTCTGAATGGTTGTGATGCCACCAGGACTGGGTCTCTGGGCGCGTGTTCAGCATGTAGACAATGGCCACAGTCACAATTTGAGCCATTCCTCCCGTTTCACTTGTGGATCAAGTAGCCACATCTTCCCTGGTCCGTTCTCAAGCAGTCGAGTGTTTGTCTGGAATTTCCAAGGAAGTTTCAGTCCTGGGGCTTCAGCACTCGGGTCAGTTAGCAGATTGTGGTTTGTGTTATTTTGCTGTCCAATTGGAAGTGCgccattcataataataataataatctttattgtcacaagtaggcttacattaacactgcaatgaagttactgtgataaacccctggtcgccacattccggcgcccgttcgggtacacagagggagaattcagaatgtccaaattacctaacagcacgtctttcgagacttgtgggaggaaaccggagcacccggaggaaacccacgcagacacggggagaacgtgaagactccgcacagacagtcacccaagccgggaatcgaacctggggccctggctctgtgaagcaacagtgctaaccactgtgctaccgtgctgcccactagagtTGGGGTTGTTGTCAGTTTGTAGGGTGGGTTTGTTTCAGCTGGTGCTACAGGATTTCTGACCCATTCATTGGGGCAAGGTCCTGTGTCAATGGAAGTGTTTACGTAGCTCTCGGCCAGTGGTGTTGTTTGCGGAAAGTAGTTCCCTCTGGAGGTTCAGTATGTGCGAGCACAGGAAGCTACTCGAGCTGTGTTAGTCTCAACATGCCAGAAACAATGCATATGGCTTCCCAGAGGTGGCTATCCACCACACTTCTGTGACGGCTCCTGAGGCGTTACATCGAGGCCCCACCTACCCTCTCACGTGGCTGTAAAAGATCGTCCaggactattttgaagaagagcatgggGGATTTCCCTGGCGTCCTGGCTATTAGATATCCCTCAACCAACTTAAAACCTGATTATCTGGCCATAACCACACTGTTGTTTGCGGGAGCTTGTTGCATGCAAATTAGCAGTTgtgtttcctacgttacaacaACCATTACACTTCAAAAATTACTtccttggctgtgaagtgctttgaattCATGAAAGGCACCAGGGAATTGCACCTTTTTGTTTAACTTAAATATCCTGACCTCAACAATCCTGTCAGCAAATCCTACAAGCTTTTGTAAAGAAACACTTCCAGATGTCTGCCCGAAACCTGACCTCGTCGACAGGGTTATTTTTGGTTATTGAAATTTTCACATTTAATCCTCGACTCGGTTGTCGGAATCACCAACCTCAATAAAATGAAAACATTTGCCCTGCTGGTTGTTGGACAGCAGCTTGAGGTAGTTCACAGGGAATGGGGTATTAACTAAAAACAGAAGCACGGTTGCTTTGTTGTTTTATCCTTCCTGTTCTTAAGGATGAGAGACCCGTGAGTTGTTTCCTCCACACCATTTGGTCTTCATCACTGAGAAGGAGGTGGAGTCAGTAGTTTGAAGCTGGAACCACTCACTCTCACTAGTCCTACCATTCCTGCATTTAAGGGGTTGACGTTGCTGGAGATGTCACTTCTTCTAAAGGTAAAAATGGTTCTGAATCCCTCACTGGCACTACCAAGAGTGTTGTCAACTCGATCCATGGAATAAGTGACCAGGGAAGACATGGAACTATGAATGAGTGGAAATGTTTGCGGTCTTCCTCCCATGCTCAAAACGGCGGCACATTCTAAGTTTATGCCAATGCTGTTTCGAAACCATCGGCGCGGAAGCTGTATGAACCTTGTCCGGATTGAAGCAACTTTTCCTCTATCTTCCTTTAGGAACACAGTTAACTTCAATGAGGTAGAAGGGGCTGGTTTTAGCACAggcctaaatagctggcttttaaagcagcccaagacaggtcagcagcgcgtgttcaattcccgtgccagcctccccgaacaggagccggaatgtggtgacgaggggcttttcactgtaacttcatttgaagcctacttgtgacaataaggaattttcatttcatttcatttcattagtacACAGGGCTAAAACCAAGATGGCCACCATTTGACACTGTGGAAGCAGGTGCAATGATGGATGTCATTATTTGGTGGACAGGGTATGGGTGTTTCTGGGTCAGGATGTATCAGACCGAAGAAACACTTAAGAGTTGAGAACCTTTCGATGAGGAACAAGCCTTGAAGCCAATTTGTTTTTCCTAGATCTGAAACTCATCTTCCCACAATCGTTCTGGCCCTCAATTTCATTCCCTCTCCAATTTGCAACTCATTGTTTCTTCGAACTAATTTACACAGTCTGCTTCCAGTTATTCCACAAAGCTATTACCCTTAGGTTGAAAGACATGCACCTGTTTTTTCTTCTTCCTTTTAATTTCCTTATATTTAATTAATTACTGAACCTGGTGTTTGAACCCTTCACCATAGTAATCAGGTTGTCCCAAATTCCATTGAGCCAAAGATATTAACTTCTCAGGGAAGTGACTCAGACACGAGTAATCCTTCAGCACTATTAAACTCTGAATACAGACAACATACATGAGATGAGTCATCTTCCTCAAGCACTCGTGGATGTCATCAACAATGTTTATTGCCCATCATTTGTGACAGAAACAGAAGTATTATTCTACAGATCGAACTGGCTGGAGATGCTTTTAAGTTATGTTTACCCTGTCTTATCTAAAATCATATACAAAAAATACCACATTTTACTCATTCTTGTTCTTGTCACctcccctccttttttaaaaataaatttagagtacccaattatttttttttcaattaaggggcaatttagcgtgttcaatccacctaccctgcacatctttgggctgtgggggcgaaacccacgcaaacacagggagaacgtgcaaactccacacggacagtgacccggagccaggatcgaacccgggttcttggcggcgtgaggcagcagtgctaaccactgggccgccgTGCCTCCTCATTTTACTCCCCTCCTGTTGGTGATCTAatacagggtttttcaaactgcgagTAGTGACCCCGTGggtaggtgtcgggagggtcgcagaacgACCAGCCGCAGCGTTCCCGATCACGGGGAGAAGCACCCAACGGCCAAGATTGGCTTTTGAGTTGGGAATGCCGCCGCCGGCCAGCCTTTAAATACAAATGATGGTGTCTTCTTGCCAGaaacggcagcagagagcaggtcacgcgtccAGTACGTGCACTGAGATCACACTCTCTGTACGTCCGTGCTTTGGACgcgaaatcacggaggagagattcctccattttgtagctgccagcaagcaagcaacaggactgtggcagaactgaagatggatcattttctaaaaaggaagagagggccagagacaaaaagaggccagaacctcacaactgaatctgctggagtcaCGGCAGgagaaagcagtgctggtgtgagctccaggatctTTGGGGAACAACCCATGCAGAAGAAATTGCAACCCGGGAATAAAGCATGATTTcctgaggtatggttttgttaattgtgccagtgcaaatcaggatgcaaagcccatgtgtgttatatgcagggaagtactttcaaatgaaagtttaaaaccctcaaaacttcaaaagcatttgaagactaagcatggcgagttcaaggacaaacctcctaTTTTTTCAAGGGATCCTTAAATCATCAGCCAaagtccttcgcagaaatgtaacatCCAATGACAAAGCCGGTGAGATCATGAGGataaagcaggctcacctgtcgcattacagGTAAGTGAAAATAGTGGGTCGCGATGGtttgtcggcgtgggtcccgaaggtcggcaggttgGTAAACGTGGGTCCCGAGATAAagaatttgaaaaacactgatctaataCCCCAACCAAATGACCATAATTCCCATGTCTGAGCTGTGGCAGTTAACGTGGGAAGAATGGAGGTGTTATCACAGCCAATGTCTGCACATCTTCTTGCACTAGAATACAACACAAAGAGGAATGGGATGGGTTTTTTCCCTCCCTGCACCAGTGGCTCATGTGGAACTCCTACAAAAGCAGCATCTGAGATTGTTTCACTCGGTGCCTGTTAGGAATCAGCCAGgccttcctggtctcctgactcagTTACTTTGCAAGAAAATCTCACTGAAACAGTGAGAGAACCGACGCTGCCTTTTACACATAAAGAAAttcagagtttttaaaaataaatttcgagtacccaattcatttttttttccccaattaaggggcaacttagcgtggccaatctacctaccctgcacaccttcgggttgtgggggcgagacccacgcagacacgaggggaatgtgcaaactccacactgacagtgacccggggctgggatcgaacctaagacctcggcgccgtgaggcagcagggctaacccactgcgccaccgtactgccagaAATTCAGAATTTAATCCCCAAGCCTGTGTTTTAAAGTTTTTGTTTATTTTGATTCATCTTTCTCTTCTTTCTTTCCCTTTATGGGAAgtgtggggcggcacggtcgcacgatggctagcactgttgcttcacagcatcagggtccccgattcgattcccagcttgggtcactgtttgtgcagagtctgcacgttctccccgtgtcttcatgggtttcttccgggtgctccggtttcctcccacaagtcccgaaagacatgcttgtaaggtgaattttacattttgaattctccctctgtgtttccGAACAGgatcaggaatgtggcgactaggggcttttcacagtaacttcactgcagtgttaatgtaagcctacaggtgacacttataaagattataCATTATAATAATTCCAGCGGAGGCCAGTCTAAATTAAATAAAGATTTATTCTTGAGCAGAAATAAAGCCACAACCGAGACACACAAAGCCAGCATCCCAGCTTGGGACCATCGAGGATGCCACTCCAGGTCTGGGACACAGAATTTAAGGTCCCACCAGTGAGACCCTATTGAGCTAGCCTCCGCCCGCTCAATACAGGAACACGTACTCCATGGAGCCCATAGGGAGATCAATCAATGATCCGCCGTGGTCTTCGTGGAAGCTATAACAGGAAGAAAGTGTGCAGATCAGTGTGTGAAACTGGAATGTCTGAGAGTGAAGGTATGGGCTCATTTGGGAGAGGCAGGATTACTCCAAATGCAGTGAGGGTTCACTTTTGTTTATAGCATCTGTCAATTCATCTTGTCTTCCCTTCCGCATTTTGTATCCATGGGGGCATCCTGCACTGTGGGCCTCAAGCCCTTTGAGTTTAGCAATCAAAAACAAATGTTGCTTTTCAAGCAAAAATGCGTGTGGCATTGTAGCATTTGTCATGACGACAATGGGCTTCAGGCTAGACATCACAATCAGCATTGTTCACTGCAAGCAGCCTCAGCCTGCCCATCAGACAAAGAAAGACAGTGAACGTACGAAGAGTGGTTAACGGACTGGGCTATGATGAGGAAGACCAGCGCGATTGCAGTGGGGATTTGTGGAGCCCTCTTTGTTGGATATTGCATCTACTTCGACAGGAAGCGACGGAATGAGCCCAGCTTTAAGAAGCGGCTACAGGATCGAAGAAGGAAGCAGAGATTGGCCACAAAGGGTGATGGCCTGTCCTACGTCCCAAGTCAGAAGGACTCAGAGGCCATGCAGGCAATTTTCCTGGAGCAGATCCAGCTTGGAGAGGAGTTTCTGGCACAAGGTGACTATGAGATTGGTGTCGACCACCTGTCGAATGCCATTGCAATTTGTGGCCAACCTCGCCAACTGCTCCAAGTTCTCCAACAGACCATCCCTCCACCAATTTTCCATTTGCTCCTGAGGAAACTCTCCACCATCAGCGTATGAAGCGAGAGGCAGCAGATGATATTGAGTGAGGAGCTTCGACCACGGACCATATCTCTTTATATTTCAGATAAAGCAACGCCTAACACAGATCTCTGTGTCTAAACTGGGAAGTGTCTTTAATTTAGACTTGCTGCATCCACAAAGAAGGATCACTTTCTTCCgcgcaccattttccccaccatgTGCAGCGCCCTGCTCCAGACACACACCTGCGCACACGCACTCCCCAGCAACCTCACAGTGTACTTGACACTTATCTTTTCACAATCCCACCACATATTACAATGAGGTCGGGAACCTGAGCAAGAAGTAGGGGAGGGGAGGAATGGACTGTGAATCATTAGGAGGAGGCTTTAGAAGAAAATGAGGGAGGTGACACGCGGGGGAGCTAAGAAGAGAATtccagggtgtggaggggaggagatggggtggCGGCTGAAGGTTTTGTCACTTTTGGTGGAATATGATGAGGAAAGGAAAATCTTGCTCTGTAGTGCACAATGAGATGGGTAGAGAGCTCACGGTGGGATATAGGAATGGAAAAGATTACACAGACTGAGAGAAAacatgatgtggtgatgccggcgttggactggggtgagcacggtaagaagttttacaacaccaggttaaagtccaacaggtttgtttcgatgtcactagcttttggagcgctgctccttcctcaggtgaggaacatATATCTTGTGTGGGACATATCCTGTGTTTCTGCTAGCTGGCTTTTCTTTTCTTCTATTCCCCAGGCGTAAACTGAAATATTGACAAATTCTGCATTGTATTAACTGTGCAGTCAGACTTTTCTTCTTCGCATAATTGCCAACTTGCAGTTTTATCATTTGATAGGCCAGTCCATTAGTTGAGCTTTCCTGTAACTAGAATTTTCAGAATGTGAAATGATAAGCTATtctggggggaaaaaaatgaataccAAGCGGGGATTCTGAAGCTGTATTCAACCTTTTGGTTCTGCTAATACCGATAAACTGCATGCACTTCGCGTTTGACATGTAGTGACATCGTCAGACCTACTTCATTAATTATAGCCTCTTCTTTACAACGGGACAAGAAACTTCTGGCTGAATTGACACTTCTACGACAGTTGTGCAACTCAGTAATAAATTACAATCTTTTAATGCACTACCGGCCATTAACTCGCAACTCAATCACAATCTGGTACTTTGCTGCCTGTCATGTCTTTAACAAAAGTCTTGAATTTTGTCTTGAGTCTGTCACAACCTtaggacgtcccaaagtgctttacttacagtgaagtacttttgaagtgtagcctctgttgtaatgtaggaaacacagcagtcaatttgcgcacagcagataccaatgtgataacaaccaggtaatttagggcagcacggtagcattgtggatagcacaattgcttcacagctccagggtcccaggtttgattccagcttgggtcactgtctgtgcggagtctgcacgttctccctgtgtctgcgtgggtttcctccgggtgccccggtttcctcccacagtccaaagatgtgcaggttaggtggattggcaatgataaattgcccttagtgtccaaaattgcccttagtgttgggtggggttactgggttatggggataggggggaggtgttgaccttgggtagggtgctctttccaagagccagtgcagactcgatgggccgaatggcctccttctgcactgtaaattctatgataatctatgatctgttTATTTTCCTGAAGTTCACTGAGAGATAGTCATTTGCCgggagtggcacggtggtgcagtggttagcactgctgcctcacggtgctgaggacgcaggttcgatcccggctctgggtcactgtccgtgtggagtttgcacattctccccgtggttgtgtgggtctcacccccacatcccaaagatgtgcagggtaggcggattgaccacgctaaattgccccttaattgaaaaaaaataattggatgctctaaatttttttaaaaagaaaagaaaagttattTGCCGTTACACTGAGGATAACTCCCTGCTCTCCTTCAaaacagtgtcgagggatcttctacatccacctgaagatggggcctcagtttaccaTTTCATCCACGAGACGGATGTAGATAAGAATTACGATTTGTCGATCAATGCTCGTTGTGTCATTCAGTGTTAAATTACATCTGTCGCACTCAATGTCAAAGGTGCGACCCATTGTCACTATTGAAAGTCCAGCCTTGCAATTTACTGACCGGTTGTAGTTATTTGTCTATCCGACTGGCAGCTTTGCACAACTCACTGAGAACCATTTATTTAGAGCATGCTGCACTTTGTATCATTAATGAGAGTCACGGCATTTGTTTGTCCAATTGGGGTGCAATTGGATCTTTCCTTTTATTACATACACCAAAATGAAGGACCCAGACTCATAGCCCCCATGGTTTACAAGAGGAGAGGAGGCATTTTTAACAGGAGGCGGTGATTGAATGCGCTTTGAAATTGGAATGGGTCCAAAAAGCCTAAAGGTTATACGAGGAGAAAAAGGACTGGGAGGTCTACAGTTCCTGTTTGGGACAGGATCTAACTGGTCtaaaccacctcctcaagggcacttCGGGATGCACGATAGAGACCAGCCTTGCTAGTGACGGCCACGTCTGATGAATAAACAAACGACAACCTCTGGACagaaaaaacagaaatgctggaaaacgCAGCGGGTCAGGCAGCCTCAGTGgagagagttaacgttttgagtccgtgtACCCTTTCCTGAGATCGAGGAGTCACACGGACTCAATAGATtatctctattttctctctccacagatgctgccggcccTACAGAGCGTTTGCagcactttttgtttttgtttcagattccagcgtctgcagtgttttgtttttattttaatcaCTCGCTGGTGCCGGGTTTCTCTgttcccgcccacgggtttcccagcgacatgggggtggcttcaatggtaaatcccattgacagcggtggcaaGGGAGAATCACGTCACCGGCGAACggcgcgccgcctcccgctgccggaaAACtcccggctgggaggccggagaatcccacccagtgtgttTTGGAAGGGATGAAAGTTCAGAATGATAGCCTCGGGAGTACGGACAGAATAGGGACGGACAAAGATGGCTGCAATTGTACAATAGAGTAAATGGAGCCCAAATGTGAGATGGGCCTCCTACGCGAGTAAACCTTGGCTGGGAGCATGTAACAACTGAGAGCATAAAGCTCCCAGTCAGTGAGGCAGCGAGGGGTGAACGGGGCTGTTACTTAAGTTATGCAGAAACCTCTCATTCCTGAGGAATAGTTGTTGAGGAGAAAAGAAGAGATCGGCACAAAATCAGAAAGCAGGCAGTTGGGAGGCAGCTCTCCCACCAGGAGTTATGTTCGAGGCCGGAGGTGATAATAAGATCAGTAACATTGCTAACTGATGACAGAATCAGGATGGCACGGTCTGGGTGGCTATCATCCAGGTTTAGGGGAGTTGTGCAGAAACCGTGCCTTTGAAAAATTGAAAGAAACAAACATTTGACTGGAGGTCATCAAGGTAAAAGGATGGTTCACGCGGCACCCTGCAAGATGTTTGGTGATTGTTACCACTGAAGAATGCAATCTAAACACAACTGGTGAACATTGAACAGTCGGACTCTGGAATTATTTGTGCAGGTTATTAAAATGAGGGAGggacagcacggtggagcagtggttagcactgcagcctcacggcgccgaggtcccaggttcgatcccggctctgggtcactatccaggcAGGTGGCTAACTCACTGAATTGAGATCAAATCAGTCTCTAGAAAGTGGGACTTTGTTAGTGCAttaatcattgaagatggcagcacCGACTGAGAGAGTGATTTAGAAAGCAAACAACATCCTCGGCTTTTTCAATAGGGGCATAGAGTGCAAGAGTGaggaggttgggcagcacggtgacgcagtgggttagccctgctgcctcacggcgccaaggtcccaggttcaaacccggctctgggtcacttgtccgtgtggagtttgcacattctccccgtgtttgcgtggatttcgcccccacaacccaaagatgtgcagggtaggtggattggccacgctacaattgccccttaattggaaaaattaattgggtactctaaatgtatatattttttaaaaatgagggagggaAGATAAGCTGAGGGTTTCTCAAATGAAAGCAGATCCTGGGCCGTAACTTTCCAGCTTCTCAGCGTTGCATTCAGGGTTACCCCTAATGATGGGCTGGGGAATCTCTCGAGGAAGTTCCCACGTAAGGGTTTACCCGGAAATAGCCCAGAAGCGCTAACTTCCCCTGGTgaattgcactgggctgggaaccatctgacaaagcgATTTTGGATGATTCTGCGAGTTTTACATTTGTAGTTACTCTGGAAGGGTTAGAAGAGAAAAAAATACTTCTAACTTCAGAGTAATAATTCagagactaacccccccccctcccccaggtgacCCCCACACCCATATGGAATGCCCCacccaagggtggcacggtggcgcagtgggtagcactgctgtctcatggtgccgaggacccgggggttcgatctcggccccgggtcactgtccgtctggagtttgcacattctgcccatgtctgtgtgggtctcatccccacaatccaaaaaggtgTGAAGGGCAGgtggattgtcccttaattgggaaaaaaatgaattgggtactctaaatttatttttaaaatggaatccaccccccaaccccccaaccaacccccacctGACATCCAACCAGGCTTGACACCACGTTGACCTGACACCCCTCCCACAACCCGAAATTGCCGTCCCCAACCCAAGCTGACAATCccctgtccccttcctcccccaaaGCCTCTCTACCCATGTGCGGGCCTGACCCAtgagccccttccccccccccccccctctccctacctACCCAATGCAGAGAGTGTTCAGGGAAacacttaatccatctcattgcttgctccaaaaaccaattcaaattctaattgaatccaattcatgtttTCTACAAGGGAGACATACGAGATCCAAGCTGGCAAGAAAAGGCatcgcacctcatcttgggcttgatctgacgcttgatcttagccaaaagaccgAGAAGTGATGACTCCTCCCTTTCAATGGCTCCTTTTAACTCACCTGCTTTGCAGAAGCTAGTGCCTCCTGCATTCCTTTTACACTTCGCCGATGGAGCCACTGACCTGCTTCGCTACCGTATCATCTGGCCTGAGCCTTGGGTCAGGAAGGTTGGGCGTGACAAGTTTGGAATTTGTGCATAGGTAAGTCGCTATGGAGTGGCTACCTGCCGCTGATTGCCACTCTGAAGAAGGTACCAGCCAGAAaaagctggaaaacctcagcaggtctggcagcatctgtggagagggaatcagagaataaaaaaataaatttagagtagccaattcatttttttccaattgagggacaatttagcgtggccaatccacccagcctgcacatctttgggttgtgggggcgaaacccacacaaacacagggagaatgtgcaaactccacacggactgtgacccgggccgggatcgaacctgggacctcagcgccgtgaggcagcagtgctaaccactgcgaccgtGCCGCCCTTGAGAGCAACCTTTcaagtccaatgtgactcttccCCAATGCTCATCCTATAATTTCCAATTACTGCAATGCTGTGGGACATTTTCCAATGAAAATGACGCAAGTTTTTTGCAGCACCAGCAGATGGACAGGTCACAGCTGACCAAAATCTTTCTAAGCGTGTATATTAGGATTTGCAAAGGACCAAACTCTCTGGCAGGTCTTGCTGCCTCGTTCCTGGGTGT
This DNA window, taken from Scyliorhinus torazame isolate Kashiwa2021f chromosome 13, sScyTor2.1, whole genome shotgun sequence, encodes the following:
- the LOC140387786 gene encoding mitochondrial import receptor subunit TOM20 homolog, translated to MRKTSAIAVGICGALFVGYCIYFDRKRRNEPSFKKRLQDRRRKQRLATKGDGLSYVPSQKDSEAMQAIFLEQIQLGEEFLAQGDYEIGVDHLSNAIAICGQPRQLLQVLQQTIPPPIFHLLLRKLSTISV